A stretch of the Vigna radiata var. radiata cultivar VC1973A chromosome 9, Vradiata_ver6, whole genome shotgun sequence genome encodes the following:
- the LOC106773737 gene encoding uncharacterized protein LOC106773737, which yields MRGISVTTEDKSELKEEKKWWKTCIENMGNWLANKNKDEWLKDMRGNLSLAATIITTMTFQTAINPPGGVRPATETGHVKCIPTVKGDPCPGEAVLAVVFPDVYIRFLLSNTICFVSSLAVCLLLVSGFPLNHRFFTWLLSICTCITMTSLTVTYMIGAEMVTPYPVWYTTDTMFNKVIYIWFSLLGLVTLVLCLRLFVWIVTKCIDKRKP from the coding sequence ATGAGAGGTATATCAGTTACAACGGAGGATAAAAGCGAgttgaaagaagagaagaaatggTGGAAAACATGCATAGAAAATATGGGGAATTGGCTGGCAAACAAGAACAAGGATGAATGGCTGAAGGACATGAGAGGGAATCTGAGTTTGGCTGCTACCATAATCACAACCATGACCTTTCAAACTGCTATTAATCCACCAGGTGGTGTTAGACCAGCGACAGAGACTGGACATGTGAAATGTATACCAACGGTAAAAGGTGATCCATGCCCAGGTGAAGCAGTTCTAGCTGTAGTTTTCCCAGATGTTTATATCAGATTCCTTCTGTCGAACACTATATGCTTCGTTTCATCCTTAGCTGTGTGCCTTTTGCTTGTGAGTGGCTTCCCTCTGAATCATAGATTTTTCACGTGGCTTCTATCAATATGCACCTGCATCACCATGACCAGCCTCACTGTGACCTACATGATTGGTGCAGAAATGGTCACACCTTATCCTGTCTGGTACACTACCGATACCATGTTTAATAAAGTCATTTATATTTGGTTTTCACTCCTAGGACTCGTCACACTTGTCCTTTGTCTGCGGCTATTTGTTTGGATTGTC